The DNA sequence TGATATCCCTAAATTTTATACGCAGAAAGGATGACTTGAAATAGCCGACGAAAAGCTTGTGCACGACAGGTTTACGTTGAACATTGGAGAAGGCGTAAATATCACCTTGATAGATCTGCCCATCGACAACCTAGCGGGATTTCATCATTTCTTAAGCAGCTGGCTCATCGTGGACAAAACTTTGGATAGAGTCTCGTTAGTCGACGTTGGTCCGGCTTCGACTGTGCCTGTTTTGATGAAGAATATCGAGGGACTCGGCATATCGAAGCTGGATTTGATTTTACTGACGCACGTGCATCTCGATCACTCGGGAGGGCTAGGACAGCTGCTTGAAGTTTTTGGCTCTGCCAGGGTTTTGGTACATCCAAAAGGAAAGAAGCACTTGGTAAACCCCGATCGTCTTTGGAAATCAAGCGTTGATGTGTTAGGTGACGTAGCTTTGGCTTACGGAAGGCCCATTGCCGTAAACGAGTCCTGCTTTTTGCCGGAAGATGTCGGATTGGATCGCATAACTAAGATTGAAACGTCAGGTCATGCATCCCATCACTATTCGTTTCTTTGCGATCTTGGATTAAAGGTCCTCTTCGCAGGAGAAGCCGCAGGAACGTATTACAAAAGGGGATTCGCCTACCCTGGAGTTAGCGACGGCACGTTTATATTGCGCCCGGCGACGCCGCCGAAATTTTACCTTGACAGCGCTCTTTCAAGCATAAAGGAGTTAAAGGCTTTGGACGCAGGCATTATGTGCTATGCTCACTTTGGTTATACTGATGAGGTAAATAAGTTCCTCGATTTGGAGGAAAGGCAACTCCTGCATTGGAACGATTTGATTTGCGACTACTTATCCGACCATCAGGGATTGCCTGTCGACCCGGAGGATGTGGCGTGTTATTTAATTGAACGGGATCCTCTTTTGAGCGATTTCTCACATTTGCCTGAGGACATCAAAATTCGAGAAATGGGCAACATCCTTTCTTCAATCAATGGCTTTTTGGATTATCTGTCCAAAACAATATAAGGGGAGGGAATTGGGTTGAGGTCTTTAATGCTATCTAGGAGTTCCCTTGAGGAGCTGAACATAAGGATGGCCGATATCATAGAAGCCGTGGAGCGCGGGTTTAGGCTGAAGGGAGAAGGCAAGGTGAGCATGCCTGCGAAGATAGGCATACATCCCAGAAAGGATTGTTTTATCCATGCCATGCCGTGCTACATAGGAGGGGAGGTAGATGCTTCAGGCATCA is a window from the Acetomicrobium flavidum genome containing:
- a CDS encoding MBL fold metallo-hydrolase, encoding MNIGEGVNITLIDLPIDNLAGFHHFLSSWLIVDKTLDRVSLVDVGPASTVPVLMKNIEGLGISKLDLILLTHVHLDHSGGLGQLLEVFGSARVLVHPKGKKHLVNPDRLWKSSVDVLGDVALAYGRPIAVNESCFLPEDVGLDRITKIETSGHASHHYSFLCDLGLKVLFAGEAAGTYYKRGFAYPGVSDGTFILRPATPPKFYLDSALSSIKELKALDAGIMCYAHFGYTDEVNKFLDLEERQLLHWNDLICDYLSDHQGLPVDPEDVACYLIERDPLLSDFSHLPEDIKIREMGNILSSINGFLDYLSKTI